The DNA segment GTGGATAACTCTCGCAAGCTCGAGTTACCCACATACCCACAGGCTCAACAAATATTTTATTAATTTTAAGAGGGTGATATCTCCTAAAATTTAATTGGTTGCTGGTCTAGACATGGGGGTCACTTAAGAGTTCAAGTAGTTCTAGGAGAAGGTCGTCACTTTTTAGATTCTGCTACACATATCTTTAAAAAACATCTTAGTGTTAGACAGCAGGTGAAGAACCTTCATAACATACAAGTTAATACTGCCGATAATGTGCCTGTGGATGTTAAGGCAGATGTTTTTTATGAAATTACAGATCCTGATCTCGCTCTTCGATCACTTGAAGATATTAATACAGCTGTTGTGGAAAGAGCCGAAAATGCACTTGCTTCGGTATTTATGCATCATTCCTTAAAGGAAATTTCTCCTATCTCATTAAACATTGATGCAAAAATTGATTCTCAGCAGATTTTGAACATAGATGAAGATTCTGGTAAAAGAAGCAAACATGCACCTGTTGGCATTAATAATATAGTGCGTGAATTTGTAGCAGCATTATCAACCAATTTAAGTAAAGTAGGGATCAAATTACTTAATGTCGGGATTAATTCATTAACCATTACAGATAAAGCGCTGCA comes from the Gammaproteobacteria bacterium genome and includes:
- a CDS encoding SPFH/Band 7/PHB domain protein; translation: MGCWSRHGGHLRVQVVLGEGRHFLDSATHIFKKHLSVRQQVKNLHNIQVNTADNVPVDVKADVFYEITDPDLALRSLEDINTAVVERAENALASVFMHHSLKEISPISLNIDAKIDSQQILNIDEDSGKRSKHAPVGINNIVREFVAALSTNLSKVGIKLLNVGINSLTITDKALQKEMGQQAVTWATTAAAFQMAENNKKITITTAEGAAQSVVLKAQAEADAARVRAQGFVDAGKIINEAPFAKQMMFFGAQKEIASAANTVVYPMDLQTPPQFALPLSPTR